A single Lolium perenne isolate Kyuss_39 chromosome 6, Kyuss_2.0, whole genome shotgun sequence DNA region contains:
- the LOC127307048 gene encoding transcription factor MYB30-like, with protein sequence MGRAPCCEKMGLKRGPWTVEEDMILVSHIEQHGHSNWRALPKQAGLLRCGKSCRLRWINYLRPDIKRGNFTSEEEDAIIQLHTMLGNRWSTIAARLPGRTDNEIKNVWHTHLKKRLDSSVKPQGKTGAPKRKPKKPVAVTASESQTVEPVSSPEQSLSTSSATSDNSMATSLEITGSFSSEEFEIDDSFWSETLAMTVDSSMEAGDPFGADSASPSSCNDEMDFWVTLFMQAGDLQSLSQI encoded by the coding sequence ATGGGGAGGGCTCCGTGCTGCGAGAAGATGGGGCTCAAGAGAGGCCCATGGACGGTGGAGGAGGACATGATCCTGGTCTCTCACATCGAGCAGCATGGGCACAGCAATTGGCGGGCGCTGCCGAAGCAGGCTGGCCTGCTGCGCTGCGGCAAGAGTTGCCGCCTCCGGTGGATCAATTACCTTCGCCCCGACATCAAGCGGGGCAACTTCACTAGCGAGGAAGAAGACGCCATCATCCAGCTCCACACCATGCTGGGTAACAGATGGTCGACGATCGCCGCGAGGCTGCCGGGGAGGACGGACAACGAGATCAAGAATGTCTGGCACACGCACCTCAAGAAGCGACTTGACTCGTCCGTCAAGCCACAGGGCAAAACCGGTGCGCCGAAGCGCAAACCAAAGAAGCCTGTTGCTGTGACTGCATCCGAGAGCCAAACCGTCGAGCCGGTTTCGTCACCGGAGCAGTCCCTGTCGACGTCGTCCGCCACCAGCGACAACTCGATGGCCACATCGCTGGAGATCACGGGTAGTTTCAGCTCGGAGGAGTTCGAGATCGACGACAGCTTCTGGTCGGAGACGCTGGCAATGACGGTGGACAGTTCCATGGAAGCCGGCGACCCCTTCGGTGCAGACAGTGCATCGCCGTCGTCTTGCAACGACGAGATGGACTTCTGGGTCACACTGTTCATGCAGGCTGGTGACTTGCAGAGCTTGTCTCAGATTTAG